A genomic stretch from Helianthus annuus cultivar XRQ/B chromosome 1, HanXRQr2.0-SUNRISE, whole genome shotgun sequence includes:
- the LOC110874845 gene encoding uncharacterized protein LOC110874845 isoform X3 yields the protein MNKRNIRKEELLEAEVKRLREELKKANLEKSKINSEYEKLTTICRSQRQQLHTIKQALSSTTIPGIQPQGPGLFNKSSSSPDHSSWQAFPEDHNSTPVGTTNSHQNRSVAARSPITSPVINLNQSQQFGGLESNERNMTSQPPGWAAF from the exons ATGAACAAACGCAACATTCGAAAGGAAGAGCTTCTAGAGGCCGAGGTAAAACGATTAAGAGAAGAGCTCAAGAAGGCTAATCTGGAGAAAAGCAAAATTAACTCCGAGTATGAAAAGTTAACTACAATTTGCCGATCACAAAGACAACAGTTACACACGATTAAACAAGCTCTTTCTTCTACTACCATACCTGGAATTCAACCGCAG GGTCCGGGATTGTTTAACAAGAGTTCGTCAAGCCCAGATCACAGCTCATGGCAGGCCTTTCCCGAAGATCACAACTCTACGCCTGTTGGAACAACCAACAGCCACCAGAACAGGTCAGTAGCCGCCAGATCTCCGATAACCTCACCCGTCATCAACTTGAACCAGTCTCAGCAGTTTGGTGGATTGGAGAGCAATGAAAGAAACATGACGTCTCAACCTCCTGGATGGGCTGCCTTCTAG